The segment CGCGGCGACGCCGTCCAGATCGAGCTGCGCGAGGATGTCCGCCCGGTCGACGCCCAACTGCTGGAGACCGCGCTGGGCGAGTACGCGGGCGTACGCGAAGCGGTGCTCGACGGGCGGCGGCTCAGCGCCCGAGCCGACGACGGGGCGGCGGCGGTGCCGCGCGTGCTGGCCGTACTGGAGCGGGAGGGCGCGGCGGTCGCGTCCGTGACGGTGGCCAGGCCCTCGCTGGACGATGTGTATCTGCGCTACGCGGGCCGCCGGTTCGCCGAGGCGAACGACAACCTGATCACCGCCGGAGGCGCACGATGAGCACCGAAACCCTCACCCAGACCTGGTACATGACCCAGCGTCAGCTCATGGCGCTCCTGCGGCAGCCGGTCTTCCTGGTCATCACGCTCATCCAGCCGGTCATCTGGCTGTTCCTGTTCGGCGCGCTCTTCCGCAAGGTCGTCGAACTGCCCGGCTTCGGCGCCACGTCCTACCTGGACTACCTGGTCCCCGGCATCGTGGTGATGAGTGCGCTGGGCTCCAGCATGTGGGCCGGCATGGGCACCCTGGAGGAGATCGAGCGCGGGACGCTGAACCGCTTCCTCATCACACCGGTCAGCCGAAGCGCCATCATCAACGGCAATGTCGTGCAGCTCGGCCTGTCCACCGCCTTCCAGTCGGTGTGCATCGTCCTGCTCGGGAAGGCCGGTGGCGCGGACTACCCGGGCGGCATCGGCGGCATCCTCATCCTGATCGCCGCCTCGATCCTGCTGGGCACGGTCTTCGGCGCCCTGTCGAACGCCATCGGCATGCTGGTGCGGCAACGCGAGAGCATCATCGGCGTCAACACCTTCCTGCTGCTGCCGCTGACCTTCCTGTCCTCCGCCTTCATGGCCCCGGCTCTGATGCCGTCCTGGATGCGGCACATCGCGGACTACAACCCGGTCAACTGGGCCATGGTGGCGGGCCGTTCGGCGATGTCCGACAACCCGGACTGGGGTGTCGTACTCAGCCGCGGCGGCGCGCTGCTCGCGGTCGCGGTCGCGGCGGTGTGGCTGTCGACGCGGACCTTCCGTACGTACCAGAAGTCGGTCTGAAGCCGGTCTGAAGCCGGTCTGAACGCGCGAGGGCCGCGCTGCCCCTTACGGCGGCGCGGCCCTCGCCGCGTCCTCAGGAGGCCTGCGTCGACTCCTGCTCGGCCTCGACCTGCTCGTTCCAGACCCGCTTGGACGACTGCCAGCCGTCCTCGTCGTGCCCGAGACGCCAGTAGCCCGAGATCGACAGCCGCTCGCGCGCCACGCCCCGCTCCACCCGCAGGACGCGCCGCAGCTCCTTCACGAAGCCCGCCTCGCCGTGCACGAAGGCATGGACGTCGCCCGCCGGGAACTCCAGCCCGGACACGGCGCGTACCAGCTCGCTGCCGACCGGCGCGCCGTCGCGGTGCAGCCAGACGATCTCCGCGTCCGCGGCCGTCTCGATCTTCTGCTCGTCCGCCTCGCCGTCCACCTCGATGAAGGCGTACGCCCGTGCGCCCGCGGGCAGCCGCTCCAGCGCCGTCGCGATGGCGGGCAGGGCGCTCTCGTCACCGGCCAGCAGGTGCCAGTCGGCGTCCTCGGCCGGCGCGTAGGCGCCGCCAGGGCCGCCGAAGAGGACTTCGTCACCCGGCTGGGCGTTGGCGGCCCAGGGGCCGGCCACGCCCTCGTCGCCGTGGTGGACGAAGTCGACCGACAGCTCGCGGGTCTCCGCGTCCCAGCCGCGGACGGTGTACGTACGCTGCACGGGCCACTGTTCGCGCGGGAACTCGGCGCGGACGCGCTCCGGGTCGAAGGGGCCGGGACCGTAGTCGACGCCGTCGACGGGGAAGAGGATCTTGATGTAGTGGTCGGTGAAATCGCCCGCGCCGAAGGCCGCGAGCCCGTCGCCGCCGAGCACGAC is part of the Streptomyces sp. NBC_01262 genome and harbors:
- a CDS encoding ABC transporter permease codes for the protein MSTETLTQTWYMTQRQLMALLRQPVFLVITLIQPVIWLFLFGALFRKVVELPGFGATSYLDYLVPGIVVMSALGSSMWAGMGTLEEIERGTLNRFLITPVSRSAIINGNVVQLGLSTAFQSVCIVLLGKAGGADYPGGIGGILILIAASILLGTVFGALSNAIGMLVRQRESIIGVNTFLLLPLTFLSSAFMAPALMPSWMRHIADYNPVNWAMVAGRSAMSDNPDWGVVLSRGGALLAVAVAAVWLSTRTFRTYQKSV
- a CDS encoding siderophore-interacting protein, producing the protein MADRPARKPRQLHRGRVERVERLTPHMIRVVLGGDGLAAFGAGDFTDHYIKILFPVDGVDYGPGPFDPERVRAEFPREQWPVQRTYTVRGWDAETRELSVDFVHHGDEGVAGPWAANAQPGDEVLFGGPGGAYAPAEDADWHLLAGDESALPAIATALERLPAGARAYAFIEVDGEADEQKIETAADAEIVWLHRDGAPVGSELVRAVSGLEFPAGDVHAFVHGEAGFVKELRRVLRVERGVARERLSISGYWRLGHDEDGWQSSKRVWNEQVEAEQESTQAS